AGCAGTAAAGACCTGCCTTGACTCAGAATCAACCCCATAGTTTGCCAGACGATCAGCCGGTGAGTCGCTTCCCTATAACAATGCGTGACAGAATGAAAACAGTGACGAAATTGGAGGAGAACGTCCAGCTCCCTCTGCAACTGCCAAGGGCATGCACTATCCCCCTGCACGATCCGAATCAACGTCAACGAGTCCGCCTCAACATGTAACTGTTGGAACCCTCGATCCATACAATGCTTTATTCCCACAAGCAACCCGCGCAGCTCTGCATGCAGGCTACTCATCGTACCAAAAAACTCGGAATAGCCGAAGACAAAATTCCCATGACAGTCCCTTACAACCCCGCCCCCTCCACTCATCCCCGGGTTCCCCCGAGAACACCCATCGGAGTTCAACTTCCACCCCCCTGGCGGCTGAATCCAGCGGACAGGCTGAATGCTCACTCGCGGTCGACATGACGCTATCTGTTGAAATAACTCTTCCCACGAGGATGTAATTTGATCgcacccttttattttatagcattactatattgttattattactttatccCTTTTAATTATAATGATATAATTGCTTTACTCTCTAACATCATTTTCTAAATATTTTACCCTATCGTGAATCTAAAAAGtatgttaaaatttttttaatgtatttacctttttatatataattaaaaataaaaaaattggaataattattcttccttttttccactctaagattccaaaaatataaaaataaaaggattttctcaaatttcttttttcacacttattaatagtaggaaaagaaaaggagttaggaccaaatgagacaaaaaattagattttccaaaaaaagaaaataaggatATTGCGAGTAGACACCAAATAAgggctgtagacaccaaatttttagaataatttcatttagtattttttttattatttttatttgtcgtgttagtttttatttactttttagttatttttagtttgtaagttttagcatagaatttctcggaaaaaggaaaaagcattcaaaaaatatgatttagttgttttgatttaaattcaatgttttcttgggaaaaatatgaaaaatgaaaaaaggggaAACCTGATTGCGGGTTTTGGgctatttaagaaaaaaaaagaaaaaaggaaaaagaaagaaaaattagcatttcatttttatgccTGGTTCCGCTCATTTTATTCAATCTTTCTTCATTAgctatttttcttaattagttatttatattgtgttaaattattattaaaaaaaaaaaaaaagggaatagcCGCACATTGCAGCGGCACAAAATAGTCCTTTGTCATGGGAGGATCGGATGGCTGGATTTTTATATGGGAATcaacccttcatcctcacctttgaggtgagggtttaggggtaTGATTCCccatataaaaaggaaaaagaaaacagcaataGGGGAGGCTTTTTGAGTTGACGACTGAGTGAAAAAGCTGTGAAAGAAGCGAGGTGGAGAGAGGGAAGAAGAAACAAGGGGGGAGCGACTGGGTTTTAGAAAAAAAACGCAGCTTTGTGGGGGATTGAAAATAGAAACCAGAGAGAGATGGAAGGATGACGGCTGAGATATTGGAGAGAGGACTGGGGTCGTGAGGTTGAGCGAAAAGAAACCAGGAAAGAAAGGCAGCCAGGAGAGAAGCTGGGAGAGGGATAGACCGAGAGCTTTGTGAAGGAAGTGAAGGAGCTAGAGGGCAAGGAAGCACAGCAAAGCCGAGAGTTGAGGGAGGAAAAGAAAGCCAGCCGTTTGAAGAGAGCCACTGAAACTGCTAACTTTCACGCCATCAGCAGTCGCGGGTCTTCATCAAGAGAAAACACGAGTATTGTaagtcatttttccttttaagtTCCAGTATCTTTTCAAGAACAGCCTCTTGAACCTCTCAAAGTATGTAGTGCATAACTTGACTCACGGAAAGTTAAGCTTACTGTTCTTTTTGTTGCCCACTATTCCGCCCCTTCTGGTTTATGTTCACCGAGAATTTGCTGCTTCATTTGTGAGTAAAAAGGCCGAATCTTGTGTGATTGAAAGCTTGTGAACCTAAAAGCCATTagctttgcatttttcttcctccaaaatcgCAGGGATATGAACGATAggttgtgtgttttttttttccttcctcttGAGGATATGGGGTTTGAGTTTCCATCAGCTGTTCATAGCACTTTGCCGCATTTTATGTCCAGTTTTCCTGCTAGAATTTCTGGGGGTAGATAATTGTATTATGGGCAGTGTTAACAACATAAGTTAGAGGTCATGGCATTGGGGGGTTTGGGGAATAAATTTATAGATTTATTTGAGTTGTTACACAAGCATGCTTCGGCTTCATAaggaaaattgcagaagaaaaatggtggctgGAGTTTGCAGAAGGCCGTGTCCTTCGTTTTTTTTGTGCATGATCTggacaagaaaatctttgggaGATGCATGGTAAACGGTTGGGTTTTGATGCAAGTATTGTTTTGGGTTCAAAGGGTTGTTGCTTGTGGGGACTTTGTCACTTGCGTCTGACATGAAAGCCATAGCAACAAAAGTTGCAGAAACCAGTAATAAAAAGGCAAAGCTTTGACCCTGCTGTATTTTTCTGTTGTTAAACGTTTATAGCTATGATTTGCTAAGTTCAATCTGCGTTTTGTTGCAAATGGGAAGACCAGATGTGAAGTCATTAGATTCAGGTCCCTCTAGTCACGCTTGTTGGTCATCTTTGttgctttcatttcctttcttcaTGTTCACTGGTTTATCCAAGAGACTGTCATCTTCAAGTTGAGGTCATGGATCGTTGTTAACACGTTGGATGATTTTGCTAGGAGTTTTGAAAGAATCTTCACTTGTTTGCTTTCTCTTTTTCACGGTGATAAGCTTGGAAATGGTGGGTGGGTTAATGAAATGTTTTAGCGAACCAGAAAAGCTTCAAAGCGtagggaaaattgcagaaatctaAGCTTCTTCATAAGCTTTGCATGAAAGCTTTTCTAGAACTTGCATTGACTGGAACTtgcataattttatttttaattgtggGCCTGTTGAGTTGTAGTTGTCTCTGGTTTAGTATTGTGGGTTCGATATTCTAGCTACGTTTAGATTGTATGTTTGAAAAGCTCAAACCTGTTGCAAGTAAAAGGAACCAGCAGAAATAAGGAAAGCTTCGTATGCATGCATTTCTTTCCAAGTTTTTTACTTGTTTAAATGCCAAAGTCATGTGTTATGTGGTTCAATTTAAAGCTTGGGGTGTGGGTGTGAGAAAGTCCGATCAAAGTTGTGAAGATCATCGATGGTATGCTGGGAGAATGCCGCAGAGCCTTGCCGAAAGCTTCTTGTGCTGTTGAGttttttttgttgcagaaaGTTTGCTTCGTGGATTGCATGAGCTGCATGAAAAACTTTCAGAAAATTACACTCCAACCCCTTAAGTCTCCTCTTGTTTCACCATGGCCCCAATAATTAAAAGATCGATCAAATTGGCCCCTCCAATTCCTTTAGCTTTCACGAACGAGccatcactacaagaaaattggtcatcagtgacaacttttctctgtgacgaaaaaaagttgtcacaaaaggggATCCTTTATTGACAACTTTCTAACTCGTCACAAACCTATAATgggagccaactcatttgtgacgacttagaaaagtcgtcactagtaaattcccgccaagatttagcaagagcgcgggagtgtttagaacacacaatagtgacgacattaagaacatcatcactattgTTTGGCCTAATTACggacgactttttgttgtcgtcactgatcactaaaaaaaaaagttattagtgacaacattttgtagtgatgacaataagtcgtcacaaaagggACTTCTTTAGTCGCGATacctaaagttgtcacaattgcatcaaagtaactaaatgtttagtgacgacccgttattttcgtcacaaactacactgcaagaaatatggtcattagtAACAACATTTTCTAGTGACGacaaaagttgtcacaaaacgtggttgtttagtgacgacaaggaaagttgtcataattgcttaaagcaactaagtcttcagtgacgaccttgaaaaacgttgtcactaaaatgatctatatagtgacaacttctaatatcgtcaccgtcactctaccgattcggatttagtgacaagaattaatcgtcactgtttaaagtacttatttctaagtcactttcattaattctactgtgccaccctaacttttgcgatttagccctaaatgttgtaaaaaattccattaattccattatgataccttaacttttacaatttagccccatatgtagtacactgatttctttaattctattattactccctaacttttgtaatttagccccatatgtaattcaccaatttcattaattctactatgacactctaacttttgcaatttaacccccatatgtaatacaccaattttattatttctattatggcaccctagcttttacaatttagcccctatttttttattaggaaattgcgaatggtatcttgataaactatgcataaatattttataattttctcaaacttaagtaataatttgttataaactctaaagatatatctttcattataatagttataaggcaggcaggtctttttatcaatggaataagaaatttatgccagatttatcctttgtactacatgccaagtagtattagcaaaggaataacaaagtactacaaagtaattaacaaaatagccttcaaggagtgtagtttatgggcaaatgagcattatctattcaaagtaccaactttttatgggcattttactctcaaacatataatttatgataaatttataaatgtttgtaagtaaaattcaaaaagtgttacactgatttcttacaaaacgaaaactggcgggttatcttttcaacataaattaaattttttaaaaaaaagaaatgtcccataaagtaccaactctttgtgggtttcttccattacatgaacaaatattctgctctttatggACATTTCACtctaaatcatttaatttatgttaaatacataaatgtttgtaagtaaaattcaaaaagtattgcactaatatttttatgaaagggaaactagtaggttttgtatttaacataaattaaatatgtgaaagcaaaaaaaaaaagaaattacccataaatctatgtcttgcaaatctatactagtaaaatagtttcaaacaaaattaaacattaaaataaactgtaatttatacacattaaaatatatgtaatttatacacattttgcaactactactttgtgttttctctgtaatgaattttttaactattgagaacttaagttttgtcttgcaaatctatactagtacaatagttttaaacaaaattaaacattaaaacaaatgtttgaaaaagaacaaaagtacatttatcacttgcagtaatgtaacaaaattttctcaaccattatcaatattttcacaaaagtattaaaaactagcaattgacaatattaaaaactagcaatttaattagtgacgacttttcttgtcattataatcttgaataaattagtgataacattatgtcatcactaaattttctttgattttgacttaacaataatgtcttattaatagcatttgattatttttaatgaaagtctgttataaccatagaatttgactttcgttattttcaattaatgatgtactttagtgctgcaattataaaaaattgcagggctaaaatatttgcaaattataaaagtatattttcacttatatgtaattaacgaattttgccacctatattgatgaaaatttgtgtttttgtactaaaaaataaagaataatactatagcaataaaatctatgcttcaaaccaaattaaaaataaaaaaaagcatgatgattggtctcaaatgttgggaaaatgattatttttattgaaactatgttataaccatataatttgagtttaattattttcaattacattgtagacaccaaatttttgattttttaactttatttgtttaattaatttaataggtttatttgtttcaattctagggtttttttattttttattttattttatttttgttctggtttattttattttttgtcttcatattaaatttcagaaaacaaagaaaaaaaggaaaaaaagagaaaagaaaaaaaaagagtgaaagTGACAAGTGGGGAGACATGCATTGGACAAGTGTCTCTTTTATGTTAGGGACACTTGGTAAGTTTAAGGaatttttgggggaaaaaaatgaaaaaaggaaaaaaggaaaagatggaGTTTTTAGGGCCAaaggagaaagagagcaaggagaggcttcggacacaaaaaaaaaagggggaaagaaaGCTAAGCAAAGGGAGCAGAGGGAGAAAAACAGAGAGGGGCGGCTAGGTTTTGGGCATGAAAGCTTCGGCGAActgggaaagaaagaaaaaagaagaagagcgcgagggataaaaaggaaaagcagAGGGAAAAGAGGAACCAGGCGGCGGGCTGAGCAAAAAATGGAGGAAACAAGCAAcgaaaaaaacacacaaaaggGAAATGGGGGTTTCAGCTTCAATCATCCGATAAAAATTTTTCCAATCACCACTGCCAAATTTCCCACCACCTCAACCGGCTGCCGGCTGCCACCACTCTCTTTCCACCCTCCGTCCTCAAATTCCCCCCAATTTCCCCAAACGAATCCTCCACAAAAACCCCTCATTTCCCATTCTGCTCCTCCCCACTTCTAATACAAGCCTTTTCTGCCAACGCCTCCACCACAGCCCTTCCCCTTTACCGCCGTCTCTGTCGGCGccaagcccaaaaaaaaaaatcatcctcAGCAACCTTTCTGTTCTCGGTGAAAAGGGCAAGAACAGCTACGATGTCGAGACTCTCATCAAATTCTTCTCCACCTGCTCCTCTTCCGTGGATGGCTTGAGCAGCAACAGCAGCGGAGATTTCCAACTCACCGAGCCGTCACCACCCATCGGATATCCATTGCTTCCTGCGAATTTCACCAAGAAAGCCTTGTAAGTCGTCTTCCCTCTTTGAACTTCAGTTCCCATTCAAGCACAAACGTCTGAGCTCCCAAAGCATGTTTTCCGTGTCTCTGTTAGTACAATTTTCTTGTtgattgtttatggttttaGAATATACAGGCTCTAGGTGTCGATTGGACTGATTTATCTCGTGTTTATAACAAATTTTGGGCTAGTCATAACCTCAATTGAGCACAATATGCTGAAGTTTTTCACGCCCATttagtgtttgataaaatgcccgAACGGAAATCTTGAACCAAAAGAGgagattttatgtttttttaatTTGAGAGAGACTCTGGCCAGTCCAAAGCATATATTTTTCCAAATATGGAATCAATGTCCCCTTGTGTcgagaaatttgattttatttgacaaaacaattgggaaaatagttttttttctcTAGCTATTTATCAAGAAAGAGCATAACATACTATTCACTGATTTTGAGTTTTCAACATCATTCGTATGTTAATATGAAGCTTCATATATAAGGTAAATATGCAAATCCACTGCTGGAGAGAATTCGACATGCTACTTTTCGGTTTTCTTGGTCAATCTTGTTTTCTTTCCGTGAATGAGAGTATATAGCCATGAGAAGTGAAACATAAGATGTTCCCAATGTTGCCTCCAAAGAGGTGATCTATGCGGATGACTAACCACCTTTCTTTAGAAGTTCATTTTCATCCTTTGAAATGTAATTTGTCATTTGAAGTATCTAAAAGTTACCCAATAAAGCCATATATTTGAAATTGTCTCTGAAGCACTATTCAGTAGGCCTATTTGTGAGCAACTGTTGAGTGTTTCCTAAAACATGCCAAAATTGGCTCTTCAACTATTTTGTACTTGTGTAGGTGATGCTGTTCAGTTGACAATTCTAAGATCTTTTCCTTTtgctgctttttctttttcttcatattttcaACCTTGTGACATCTTTTGATTGTTCTTTTGTGAAACTGGAATCTGGTCTTGATTGTGTTACCTCACCTGAGGGCATATATTTGACCGTTTCACAAAACTTGCCAAAATTGCCCCTTAAATTGTTTTGAACTTGGGGCTGCTGTTCAGTTGACAATACTAAGATATACTCCACTTTGgctcctttttgcttttctaattttaaatttaaattttttccttttcaacttttTTCATATCACTTGCATTCTGGTCTTGCTGTGTTACCTGGGAAAATTAACTTTGGTCTCTTGAATACTTTCAACCTTTTCAAATTAACTCTGGTCTTGCCTAATTCAAATTCATAGTGAAGCTGATGATGATGAATGTAACATCTCTAAGTAAGTAACCCAGGTAATTTATGCACAGAAACACTAAACTTGATAATACAACGTATAAATTTAATACAGCACAGTTAGATTTGTTCATTAACTTCTTCGGATTAACGGAATTTGCATTTTATATGAATGGAATGGTATCACCACCTGTAACCAAATTAACTGAAGTTGTTTACTGAGTTTAAAAGGTTAAATACATTGTGAGCTGCAGCCTTTTTACCTTGAGCTTCTCTTAGTACAATTGGAAATCTAGTGTTGATGTATTCTTGTAACACAATAAATGTGTTACCAAACACCTGATTGAGCGGAATCAGATAACTATTGCGTGTTTGTCGGTATATTTGCTCCACTCAGTAAATGATGCCGGTAAAGGAAGTTGGCTACAGCTGTTATGATCATTAAAGCCTTCCATTTTCTAAAGGACAGAGCTATAAATTTACCACAGACCTGCATAGACAATATCTCagtctctctttctctttcagtgtctatattttttattatgaacATTTATATTTAAAGCCTGGTTCGTCATCATAATCCCTTCAGTAAGTAATTGAACCTCAATAAGATTTTAAGGTCACCAGACATATTTTTAAAGTAAAACTTGTTCTTTAGCTTCCCTAATGcagcagaaaaagaagacaaaTTTGACATGTTACAGCCATGGTTTTCCTTTAATGGtgggttttattttttaattgggTAATTGAGTTATGTATTTTTTGCAGGAAATCTGCCTAGGAAATATTCAACCTTTGAATGGTTCAATTGGTTCATCCAGGAATTTTCAGCTGTTCGATCTGGTCGAATGCAAACTCAGAGAAGACTAAAAGTCTATGAAACTTGGTGAAAGCCAGCGAAGAAATTGACTAGAAACCAGTCTAGTTTGGCCGAGGTTTTCTATTGGTGCCCTCGATTATATTTGTTCTCTTTTGATGGAGTCCTTGATTTATCAATAGAGAGGTAAAAATCTGATTGTTCATCTGCAATAGTATATTATTTCCAAGTACAAGCGACAGACCATGCATGGATAGCAATCTTCTTTTTGCCTATGTAGTGACttgaaagaaatgaatataATGCAAAGGGGGCGTTTGTGAACTTTGATTAGTTTCACCTGTTTAGATGGTCTTCACTTTCACATTGTGAGGCAAATAGCTCATTCTCTTTGCACAGTTTAATCCTACAGAGGCATCGTTTCCTTCATGATTTATGAAGCATAAACTCCTAAAATCAAAGAGGGCTAGTACCTCTTGTATTCACACCTCGTACAATAAGTTGCTTTCTGTgttttaatatataaacaaccaaaagcataaagattaaacaataattactgtGGGAGTCCAATTTAATTGTTCAATAAGTTGAGCtatttaaagaagaagaaagaaaataaaaaaaaaactgttttagaGAGCTCTTTAGTTGAGCTTATGCAGTGTTGTATTTGTATAGATTGGACTGTGATTTCTAACTTCTTGCTGGTGTTGTAATATGTGGGTCCAAATTATATGAGGTTCttaatgaattgtaatttttgtcttaataatctaagtctcattacttgt
This portion of the Coffea arabica cultivar ET-39 chromosome 2e, Coffea Arabica ET-39 HiFi, whole genome shotgun sequence genome encodes:
- the LOC140036310 gene encoding uncharacterized protein — its product is MSGGGGVVRDCHGNFVFGYSEFFGTMSSLHAELRGLLVGIKHCMDRGFQQLHVEADSLTLIRIVQGDSACPWQLQRELDGSDSPADRLANYGVDSESRQVFTAFADLPRPS